In one window of Poriferisphaera corsica DNA:
- the miaA gene encoding tRNA (adenosine(37)-N6)-dimethylallyltransferase MiaA produces the protein MDPSSDNLRPIIILGPTAGGKSELAVRLCESLPESGEVISADSMQIYRYMDAGTAKPNLDQRTRAPHQMIDVVEPTDRYTVSHWLTQTESHLTRLKSENKRPIIVGGTNLYLNALLQGMFEGPGEDPDFRTSLSDIHEHDLHTRLSKVDPEAVSRIFPNDRKRIIRALEVHHLTGRPISDWQKQWDAEKLKPYRHNPILIGLEWPVDPINSRINLRVKAMFYPEKVDSELAREVCLNGESLVDETRRLESANLLGKQAREALGYKQVLDYLNRNLSLTESFERTKILTRRFAKQQRTWLRRYRNVHWIPAHDKSDDDRLSATLNILKSI, from the coding sequence ATGGATCCTTCCTCCGACAACCTCCGCCCCATCATTATCCTCGGCCCAACAGCCGGAGGTAAAAGCGAACTCGCCGTTCGTCTCTGTGAATCACTCCCAGAATCTGGCGAAGTCATTTCTGCTGATTCCATGCAGATCTATCGCTACATGGACGCAGGCACCGCCAAACCCAACCTCGATCAACGCACACGCGCCCCACACCAAATGATCGACGTTGTCGAACCCACCGATCGATACACCGTCTCCCATTGGCTCACACAGACCGAATCCCACCTCACGCGACTCAAATCCGAAAACAAACGCCCCATCATCGTCGGCGGCACAAATCTCTACCTCAATGCACTCCTCCAAGGCATGTTCGAAGGGCCCGGCGAAGATCCGGACTTCCGCACCTCACTCAGCGACATCCACGAACACGACCTACACACCCGCCTTTCTAAAGTCGATCCTGAAGCTGTTTCACGCATTTTCCCCAACGACCGCAAACGCATCATTCGAGCTCTCGAAGTCCATCACCTCACAGGCCGCCCCATCTCTGATTGGCAAAAACAATGGGATGCTGAAAAACTAAAGCCCTACCGGCACAACCCCATCCTCATCGGCCTCGAATGGCCCGTCGATCCCATCAATTCACGCATTAATCTCCGCGTTAAAGCTATGTTCTATCCTGAAAAAGTCGATTCAGAACTCGCCCGCGAAGTCTGCCTCAATGGTGAATCCCTCGTAGACGAAACACGCCGCCTCGAATCAGCCAACCTCCTCGGCAAACAAGCCCGCGAAGCTCTCGGCTACAAGCAAGTCCTCGACTATCTCAACCGCAATCTCTCCCTGACAGAATCCTTCGAACGCACCAAAATCCTCACCCGGCGCTTTGCCAAGCAACAACGCACATGGCTCCGCCGTTACCGCAACGTGCACTGGATCCCCGCACACGATAAATCCGACGATGATCGCCTCTCCGCAACACTCAATATCCTCAAATCCATCTAG